One window of the Nicotiana tabacum cultivar K326 chromosome 4, ASM71507v2, whole genome shotgun sequence genome contains the following:
- the LOC107825366 gene encoding uncharacterized protein LOC107825366 isoform X1 produces MDSSNLTSLPEEGSEETHNLPSAFSSIPARLPIQTSSQKYAPLDWSDYFDREDDIQIPDSDDVFHVYMAGTEGPVVFCLHGGGYCGLSFALAASKIKEKARIVAMDLRGHGKSATQNDVDLSIETLCGDVFSVLKTMYGDAPPAIVLVGHSMGGAVAVHVAAKKSLPSLAGLVVVDVVEGSAMASLIHMQKILSNRMQHFSTPEKAIEWSVKSGSLRNIDSARVSIPNTLKYDESKKCYTHRARLEETEQYWREWYEGLSEKFLSSPVPKILLLAGTDRLDRALTIGQMQGKFQMVVVRHTGHAIQEDVPDEFATLLLNFISHNRIGPQGIEIPGLRRPPQSKP; encoded by the exons ATGGATTCATCAAACCTTACATCACTTCCAGAAGAAGGCTCAGAAGAAACCCATAATCTCCCTTCTGCCTTTTCTTCTATCCCTGCTCGCCTTCCCATTCA GACATCTTCACAGAAATATGCACCTTTAGATTGGTCAGATTATTTCGATCGAGAAGATGATATTCAGATCCCAGACTCAGATGAT gtatttcatgtttatatggCAGGGACTGAAGGGCCTGTTGTTTTTTGCCTGCATGGTGGTGGTTATTGCGG GCTCTCATTTGCATTGGCAGCAAGCAAAATCAAGGAGAAAGCTAGGATAGTAGCCATGGATCTCAGGGGACATGGAAAGTCAGCTACACAAAATGACGTTGATTTGTCCATTGAG ACGCTATGCGGTGATGTGTTTTCTGTTTTGAAGACAATGTATGGAGATGCTCCGCCTGCAATTGTGCTTGTTGGCCACAG TATGGGAGGTGCAGTTGCAGTTCACGTTGCTGCAAAAAAATCACTTCCAAGTTTGGCTGGCTTGGTGGTTGTGGACGTTGTTGAG GGTTCAGCAATGGCATCGTTGATTCATATGCAGAAGATTCTATCGAACAGAATGCAGCATTTCTCTACCCCTGAAAAAGCG ATTGAATGGAGTGTCAAATCAGGCTCTTTGAGAAATATTGACTCTGCTCGTGTATCCATCCCCAACACATTGAAATATGATGAATCAAAAAAATG TTACACGCATAGAGCAAGACTGGAAGAAACTGAGCAGTATTGGAGAGAATG GTACGAAGGCCTTTCAGAAAAGTTTTTGTCATCTCCTGTTCCAAAGATATTGCTGTTAGCTGGGACAGACAGACTTGACAG AGCCCTCACAATAGGTCAAATGCAAGGGAAGTTCCAAATGGTGGTTGTTAGACACACAGGCCACGCTATACAG GAAGATGTACCTGATGAATTTGCTACTTTGCTACTCAATTTCATTTCCCATAATCGAATAGGCCCACAAGGAATTGAG ATACCTGGACTTCGTCGACCCCCTCAGTCAAAACCTTGA
- the LOC107825366 gene encoding uncharacterized protein LOC107825366 isoform X2 produces MDSSNLTSLPEEGSEETHNLPSAFSSIPARLPIQTSSQKYAPLDWSDYFDREDDIQIPDSDDVFHVYMAGTEGPVVFCLHGGGYCGLSFALAASKIKEKARIVAMDLRGHGKSATQNDVDLSIETLCGDVFSVLKTMYGDAPPAIVLVGHSMGGAVAVHVAAKKSLPSLAGLVVVDVVEIEWSVKSGSLRNIDSARVSIPNTLKYDESKKCYTHRARLEETEQYWREWYEGLSEKFLSSPVPKILLLAGTDRLDRALTIGQMQGKFQMVVVRHTGHAIQEDVPDEFATLLLNFISHNRIGPQGIEIPGLRRPPQSKP; encoded by the exons ATGGATTCATCAAACCTTACATCACTTCCAGAAGAAGGCTCAGAAGAAACCCATAATCTCCCTTCTGCCTTTTCTTCTATCCCTGCTCGCCTTCCCATTCA GACATCTTCACAGAAATATGCACCTTTAGATTGGTCAGATTATTTCGATCGAGAAGATGATATTCAGATCCCAGACTCAGATGAT gtatttcatgtttatatggCAGGGACTGAAGGGCCTGTTGTTTTTTGCCTGCATGGTGGTGGTTATTGCGG GCTCTCATTTGCATTGGCAGCAAGCAAAATCAAGGAGAAAGCTAGGATAGTAGCCATGGATCTCAGGGGACATGGAAAGTCAGCTACACAAAATGACGTTGATTTGTCCATTGAG ACGCTATGCGGTGATGTGTTTTCTGTTTTGAAGACAATGTATGGAGATGCTCCGCCTGCAATTGTGCTTGTTGGCCACAG TATGGGAGGTGCAGTTGCAGTTCACGTTGCTGCAAAAAAATCACTTCCAAGTTTGGCTGGCTTGGTGGTTGTGGACGTTGTTGAG ATTGAATGGAGTGTCAAATCAGGCTCTTTGAGAAATATTGACTCTGCTCGTGTATCCATCCCCAACACATTGAAATATGATGAATCAAAAAAATG TTACACGCATAGAGCAAGACTGGAAGAAACTGAGCAGTATTGGAGAGAATG GTACGAAGGCCTTTCAGAAAAGTTTTTGTCATCTCCTGTTCCAAAGATATTGCTGTTAGCTGGGACAGACAGACTTGACAG AGCCCTCACAATAGGTCAAATGCAAGGGAAGTTCCAAATGGTGGTTGTTAGACACACAGGCCACGCTATACAG GAAGATGTACCTGATGAATTTGCTACTTTGCTACTCAATTTCATTTCCCATAATCGAATAGGCCCACAAGGAATTGAG ATACCTGGACTTCGTCGACCCCCTCAGTCAAAACCTTGA